In Bos indicus x Bos taurus breed Angus x Brahman F1 hybrid chromosome 4, Bos_hybrid_MaternalHap_v2.0, whole genome shotgun sequence, the sequence GGTCAATGTAAGGGTGAAGAAGAGGCCCCGCGGTGTGTGGGCCCCCGACCCGACACAGGAGGCACTGAGCCGGGACCGAAAACTCGGGGGCGGGGGGACGGGGCCAGGCTCCGAGCAGCGGGCGCTTTAGACGCGTCGTCCACGGAATCCTGACAAAGGGCCCCTTCACAGACACGCGCAGGTCCGTGGCCCACCCAGGGACACCAACACCCCAAGGCCAGGCGCTGTCCCGTCTCCTCTCTTAATGCCGTTTTCCCTCACACTCTGGTGGCCTCCTGCCCAACAAAGAGGCCTGTGCTCGGAACACCGGAAGCAGTCACCGCCAGGGCGGgatcacagagaaggcaaagaCAAGGCGGACGGTACGGTCCAGAGGGAGAGAGACTCATAGCCAACACGGACCAGTCAGAACCAGAAGCTGGGCAACGTCACGTGGGCACGGAGCACGGCCTGGCCTGAGACTGCGCCGGCCGGCCACTGAGACGAGAGGCGCCGGGATGGCCGCGGCGGCCCTACCTCGAGGCCGACGGTGCGGTGCAGGACGCTGACCAGGAGGACATGCTCCATGAGCAGCCGGGCGGGCATGACCGTGTCCGGGGCGCAGGCGCTCAGCACGACGGTGGTCAGCGTGGCGTTCATGTCCTTCCGGCTATGGCCCATGTACAGCTCCTCCAGCTGGCTGCTGATGGAGGCCAGGTTCGGCTCGCTCAGCCTGCACACAGGTGGAAAGACAGAGCGATTGGGCCGCCGTTTTGGGGGTCattttaagaaaagggaaaagttaCTAATATACCAGCAGGTCCTACGCTGTGTAGGCAAGCCCTAAACTCGACACGCGTGTGGAGAACACACAATCCTCTGCGATCAGCAAATAACCTAACTGCTGTCCTTCCGCTGAGACGCGGCCCCAGTGAAGCGCACGCGGGACCCGCGTCAGGACCAGGGAGGCCGTGACGAGGACGCCCGCTGCCATGCTGACTCGGTGCCCCCGGCAGGCCAGGAGGCCCCCCTGAGCACATCCGCACGTGCTGCTGGGAGAAGTCAGCTTTCTCACTGTCAGCTGGCATAAGCACCTGGATTCCCTGGTGTGGAAAAACGGCTGtactggtgggggtgggaggatgtACACGCCCTGCTTCTGTGGGAAAAGTGCTTCAGCTAAAGAAGCATCTTGGGCTGCGGCTAACTCCCAGAATCGCTCCTCCACTGTCTCTTGAAGGGACAGCAGCACTGCCTCGAGGTTACCTGTTGATCAGCCCTTTGACCTGTTTCTTGAGCCTTTCCAGTTCTTCCTTTTTCTGGGCgtcctctgtctcctccactcGCCTCACATGAGGTGGGACGTACTTTCCACCATTTTCACCAAGACTCTGCTTGAAAGGATAGAAATAAATTCTTCTTAGACACTGGATCCCAGGCCACGGGGCAGGTGGTCACCACCGCTGCTTGGTGAGCACCAGCTGTCTCCCGAGTGCCCGCTCTGGCCCTGGACAAGCACGCCAACACTCAGGTAACTGTCAGCACTCCATGTCATCACCTCCCTTTTCCCTCTGGAGCTCTGCTGACCTGGCTGCGCACTTCGGGCTTGTGCCCCCAAGGGCCCTACATCCTACCCTCTGCCAGCCTCAACAGACAGCGGGCACAGCCTCGCACAAACACCGAAATTACATGCACCACCGACGTCGGAGAAAAAGTTTGGAAAAACTTCAAACTTGCTCAAAACTAGTATCTAAGTTTACATGATAAAATCAACCTACTGCTCACTGGTTCCTAGATTTTCAACTTACAAGTTACAGATCATTATCACCAACCCTCCCTGACACCTGAGTGACAAAGCCGCTAGGAAACAAACACTTTTTGTAAAGCGTGATCCGTGCTTAGACAGAGAAAAGTACATTTATGCACAAAGAAACTTAATCTTAAGACGCCCACTAGTAGGTCAATTACATGTCCACAAGCTGTGACAGAGACTTGGGAAGAGCCAGAAAGCCAGTGCTCAGAGGAGCTGATGGCACTTGGGGACTTGCTCAGAGTGCCAGGCACGGAGGCACCAGGGACAGCAACGAGACAGATCATACCCTCAGGAGGGGGAGGTTTCCAGAGACGTGTGACATCAACAGATAAACGCATCAGTGAGAAAATGAGGAAAGGCCTCGCACACAGAGTCATAGTGAGCGCAGATCAGAACGCTGAACggggagaggtggggaagggagcagTTCCACAAGGTGCGTGCTGAGGGGAGGCTGACAGGTGAAGGGCCATCCCTCGAGCCCATCAGCTCTGCCATGGGTTCTGAACTTGGTGGTCAGTGTGAGACCTCATCCAAGTGCGTGTTGAGAGAGCAGTTTTGTGCCTTAGAAGGACTCACTCCGGGAGCAGCTGGACAAGAAAAGGACTaggtgggggcaggcagaggtGCGGCAGCTGTTCCAGGACACACCAGAGGTCGGACAGAGCAAGGGGGTGGGGAGTCAGGTTTGGAGCCTGAGGACAGCCGGTGGGGATGGCCGCCAAGTCCCTGGGACAGAAAGGGCTCTGGAGAtgctttctcccttctctgttacctgctgtgtgccctgtcgtatctgactctgtgaccccacggatggtGGCCCGCTAGGCCCcggtgtccatgggattccccaggcaagagtactgaccTGACCAGGCCCACACCTAACTGCAATCCTCGTTCCTCTGAAGATCCCGGAGGACTGAGATCGTGCACACGATACCTGATCGTCTGTACGCACAGCCTCCGAGGGGGTTTCACTCCTCTCTTCATCTTCTGCAAAACGGaccctctttctgcccccttcctcCTTGGCTGTGCCCAGGGCTCCGCGCGCCTCCTCTTCGGCATCGTCCTGGTCCCTCTCCTCGCTCCACGCATCCTCTGCCGCCTGCCCGCTGCTCCGCTCCAGGTCCTGCTCCTCCCATCCGTCCTCAGCGTCGGTGTCCAGTTCACTCCCGGGGGGTGTGGGGCCCGCGCCCTCCTCCGCCTCGCTGCCGCTTTCACACAAGCCACTACTTTCCCCAGAGCCCAGGGCCTCCAGGACATAGTCGAGCCCGTCGCGGGCAAAGCTGAGAGGCACGGAGCTGCTGCCGTCGCCCTTCTTCCTGCGCTTGTTCAAGCCGAGGCGCCGCTCCAGCTTTCGGATCTCGCGGTCCTCCTCCTCGTTGGCCGCCAGAAGCGCCCGCttccgggcggcggcggcggcggcggcgggggcctTGGTCCTGCCGGGCGGGCCCTGGGCCTGGGTCCGGGCCGGGGCGGCCTTGGGCGGAGCCGGAGGGCGCCGCAGCCCCGCTGACGGCCGGTCGGCCTCCTCCCGCGCTGCCCCCACCCGGGGGTCGCTGGCTTCCCCGCCCGGGCGGGGGTCCTGCGCGGGGCCTGCCCCCCTCTGGAGCCGGCGCGCCTTCCTCAGATGCCGCTTCTCCCTTCTCAGTTCCCGGCGGCTTTTCCTCCCGCCCGAGCGCGCGCGGCCCGCAACGCGGGGCCCCTCGCGGCCGCCGGGGGTCCCACCCTCCGCGGTCCCCCGCACGAACTCCTGCACGGCTAGCTTCAGCCGCCTCAgggccccctccccaccgccctcCGGCCCGCGGCGCTGCCCGCGCCCGCCTCCGCGCTTCCCGCGGCCCATGCGCCCCCGGAAGCCGCCCCGCGCCGGCACCGTAGCGCCGGTGGACGCCGCCATCTTTGGGGACGCACCAACGCGGGATTTCCGGCCGGGACGGGACTTCCGGGCGGGGAGCGGCGTGGGGCGCGCGGCGCAGGGCGGGCTGAGGCGCCGCCCCCTGCTGGCGGGAGGCCAGCAGCGCAGGGAGCCGCGCTGTGCAGCGTTGTTCACAATCCGAAAACAACCCTGATGTGTGTCAGCAGTAAACCGGATAAGTAAACCACGATATATTTACGTATCAGAGCCCTATGCGAACATAAAAACCGAGAGGACTACCGTTGCAAAGAATAATCGAGATGCATGGTAAAAAGAAAAcgttgattgaaaaaaaaaaacaaaactaaaaacaggcataaaataattataaataaatttagagaagagctaacacctatcctgctcaaactcttccagaaaattgcagaggaaggtaaacttccaaactcattctatgaggccaccatcaccctaataccaaaacctgacaaagatcccacaaaaaaagaaaactacaggccaatatcactgatgaacatagatgcaaaaatcctaaacgaaattctagcaatcagaatccaacaacacattaaaaagatcatacaccatgaccaagtgggctttatcccagggatgcaaggattcttcaatatccgcaaatcaatcaatgtaatacaccacattaacaaattgaaaaataaaaaccatatgattatctcaatagatgcagagaaagcctttgacaaaattcaacatccatttatgataaaaactctccagaaagcaggaatagaaggaacatacctcaatataataaaagctatatatgacaaacccacagcaaacattatcctcaatggtgaaaaattgaaagcatttcctctaaagtcaggaacaagacaagggtgcccactttcaccattactattcaacatagttttggaagttttggccacggcaatcagagcagaaaaagaaataaaaggaatccaaattggaaaagaagaagtaaaactctcactatttgcagatgacatgatcctctacatagaaaaccctaaagactccaccagaaaattactagaactaatcaatgattatagtaaagttgcaggatataaaatcaacacacagaaatcccttgcattcctatacactaataatgagaaaacagagagagaaattaaggaaacaattccattcaccattgcaacggaaataataaaatacttaggaatagatctacctaaagaaactaaagacctatatatagaaaactataaaacactggtgaaagaaatcaaagaggacactaatagatggagaaatataccatgttcatggattggaagaatcaatatagtgaaaatgagtatactacccaaagcaatttatagattcaatgcaatccctatcaagctaccaacagtattcttcacggagctagaacaaataatttcacaatttgtatggaaatacaaaaaacctcgaatagccaaagcgatcttgagaaagaaaaatggaactggaggaatcaacctacctgacttcaggctctactacaaagccacagttatcaagacagtatggtactggcacaaagactgaaatatagatcaatggaacaaaatagaaagcccagagataaatccacgcacatatggacaccttatctttgacaaaggaggcaagaatatacaatggattaaagacaatctctttaacaagtggtgctgggaaatctggtcaaccacttgtaaaagaatgaaactagaacactttctaacaccatatacaaaaataaactcaaaatggattaaaaaaaaaaaaaaaaaaagaaaaccctggtGTCTGCAGGAAAACTTTGGTGTCTCATCTTAAATGAGGTAGCAAGCAGCTTCCAGTGAACACTAGAGTCCAATTGCCTGGCTTTATTCCCAAGCTCCACCaagtcccagctgtgtgaccccatggaaacGATTTAATCTCTCTAggtcttagtttccttatctgtaaaatggacatagtGATAGTGTTTACTTTGTCTGGTTATGGTGAGATTTTAAAATCAgtcaatatatcttttttttctctcattgccgtggctaagacttccagaactatgttgagtaAGAGTGGCAAGAGTGGGCGCCCTTGTCttattctagaaaaatggtgctgatgaacctattttcagggtagaatagaaatgcagatgtagagaatggccttgtgggcacagtggggaaAGAAGGTGGGACGAAATGAGAgagtaggattgacatatacactacatatatctgtgtgtaaaacagatagctaatgggagctcagctctgtgctctgtgatgacctaaaggggtgggatggggggggtgggaggctcaagagggaggggacatatgtatacacgcggctgattcacattgttgtacagcagcaaCCAACACAACACTCTAAATTAATTATCttcccattaaaaataaacaaaagatgaaaatttaaaaatatcggTCAATATAAGTAGAGCACATAAAAGAGTGTCTGGCACAAGGCAGGGGATCTGTCTCTCGTTATTGGCTCAAAAGTATTACTACAAATTAAGAGACCTCTTCAAGGTTATGTATTAAAATCCTGCTTCTTGATTATCTCAAAGAATGGAAAACCACACAGACCATTAAATGGATACAGACCATTAAACTGGCTCATGatcacactcaaaaaaaaaaaaaaaccaaaaaaaaacaaaactaaaaacaggcataaaataattcaattaaaattcaaaaagagaaagaaatatttggtCTTGGATGCAAAGGTATTTGGtcaaaccaaaaacaaagcagCTAATGACCCCGCCTGTTTAGAATGATGGGTCCCTCCAGGCTCTCCCACAAGCCCACAAGAGGGGCTTGTGAGCACAATTACAGTATCACTTAAAACCTTACGGATGATGGTAAAGAAGGCTCCGCGCTTTCTGGGGGGGGTGGATCCTTGGGGAGGGGCGTGCACGGGCACCTGGGGGGGTGGCATCGTGGGAACCGCGCGCTGATCGCAGGAGCCCCGTCCCGCGCTCACTGCTCCGGCCTCAGGCCTCCGGGCCTCAAGGCTCGGGGTGAAGAcgcccctgtccttcactggtGTTGCTCGGATTGCCGGGGTGATGGTCCCCCGTTATGGTGCCATGGACGGCCACCCGCCAGCGTGACCGGTGCCCCCAGAGTTCAAATCTGCTGGCATTCAGGGACCTGACCTGGTGTGGAAATAGGGCCTTTGCAGATACGTGGGTGGGAGGAGGCCCTGCTGGCCTGGGCAGGCCCTGCGTCCAAGGACAAGGCTTCCTAAGAGAGGGAGACTGGAGTCCCAGCTCCAACCCGGGAGACCCACCTGGACGTCGGAGGCAGCCATGAGGACTCAGGGGGCTGGGACTCCCAGGACGGTCCACAGCAGAGGCTGGAGGAAGGTCCGCCTGGTCAGGACCTGTCCTGCAGCCGGGGGAGCCCACCCCGCCCACACCTAGATTCCCAGCCTTCAGCCTCAGCACCCAGCCTGTGGATGTCTGCTTTAAGGGGGGTGGTTTGTACCGGGAAAGGAGCACAGCATGGGGAAGGCGGGAGCTGGGGCCCGCAGGACTCAGGGCTGGATGGTGACGGGAGGACACCCGCATGGAAGTGCCAGCCAGCGCTGGGGTTCCCATCCTGACCTCGCTGCTGCATGACCTGCAAAGTGCGGATCAGCGCCCCATCCCACAGGGCCGCCATAACAGTGAGTTTTGAAGTAACTCGTTCCTCAATGAAACGGACCCCGTCCCCCCGAAGCTCTGCGGGGCCCTCCTTGCTGGCCTGTCCCTCTGGGTCACCTGCGTGTGGCTGCGGAGGCCTCCCCAGTGAGGGCTTGTGTCCCGAGGGTTCACCCGGCCGGCAAAGGCTGGGCCGGGAGCGGAGACCTCCCAGACCAGTGTCCACAATTCCTGGAGAGAAGTGAGGGGGAGGACCTCCTCCCAGCTGGCACCCTGGgcctgggggtgaggggcagcGGGAGGGGCCCCCGACCAggtccccctccccaggctctcctgtcctccaGTAATTTCTCTGGTGCTGACTGGGGGAGGGAGCCAGCCAGCCTTGCACCCACCCCTTTTAACAGGAAccaaaaagaccctgaagctgggaaagactgaaggtgggaggagaaggggatgacagaggatgaggtggttggatggcatcaccggctccatgggcatgagtttgagtaagcttcgggagttggtgaaggacagggaagcctgatgtgctgcggtccgtggggttgcagagagtcggacacgactgagcgactgaactgacctgacctgaccTGACCTGAATCCCATCACTCGCTCCCTCGGCGTGCTCTGGGAGGGGCTGGTACCCGGCCAGGCTCGGGGTCAGCGGCCCTCACGTCCTCCGCCTCTGCTCTGACAGGGGCCCGGCTTTCGCTCAGGAGTTTTCTTGCTCTGAAGTCACGACTTTGAAGACCTTGTGGGGGCTTAACGTGGGGGAGTCTT encodes:
- the NOM1 gene encoding nucleolar MIF4G domain-containing protein 1 isoform X2, yielding MAASTGATVPARGGFRGRMGRGKRGGGRGQRRGPEGGGEGALRRLKLAVQEFVRGTAEGGTPGGREGPRVAGRARSGGRKSRRELRREKRHLRKARRLQRGAGPAQDPRPGGEASDPRVGAAREEADRPSAGLRRPPAPPKAAPARTQAQGPPGRTKAPAAAAAAARKRALLAANEEEDREIRKLERRLGLNKRRKKGDGSSSVPLSFARDGLDYVLEALGSGESSGLCESGSEAEEGAGPTPPGSELDTDAEDGWEEQDLERSSGQAAEDAWSEERDQDDAEEEARGALGTAKEEGGRKRVRFAEDEERSETPSEAVRTDDQSLGENGGKYVPPHVRRVEETEDAQKKEELERLKKQVKGLINRLSEPNLASISSQLEELYMGHSRKDMNATLTTVVLSACAPDTVMPARLLMEHVLLVSVLHRTVGLEVGAHFLEAVVRRFDDAYKSRRDGKECDNLFAVIAHLYNFHVVQSLLIFDVLRKLVESFTEKDIELILLMLKTVGFSLRKDDALSLKELITETQAKASGAGGRFRDQTRVRFMLETLLALKNNDVRKIPGYDPEPVERLRKLQRGLVRGAGAGTDPELRVSWDSVLNAERTGRWWIVGSAWSGAPMVDGGPQKAPQKPFAGTVSSKILELARKQRMNTDVRRNIFCTVMTSEDFLDAFEKLLKLGLKDQQEREIVHVLVDCCLQEKTYNPFYAFLAGKFCAYERRFQMTFQFSIWDKFRDLENLPATSFANLVHLVAHLLKTKSLPLSLLKVVEFSELDKPRVHFLRKVLHILLMETEVEDLGLIFARVSDKPALGLLREGLKLFISHFLLRGAPEAGALRERAELCTQALQGRGSLRM
- the NOM1 gene encoding nucleolar MIF4G domain-containing protein 1 isoform X1 — translated: MAASTGATVPARGGFRGRMGRGKRGGGRGQRRGPEGGGEGALRRLKLAVQEFVRGTAEGGTPGGREGPRVAGRARSGGRKSRRELRREKRHLRKARRLQRGAGPAQDPRPGGEASDPRVGAAREEADRPSAGLRRPPAPPKAAPARTQAQGPPGRTKAPAAAAAAARKRALLAANEEEDREIRKLERRLGLNKRRKKGDGSSSVPLSFARDGLDYVLEALGSGESSGLCESGSEAEEGAGPTPPGSELDTDAEDGWEEQDLERSSGQAAEDAWSEERDQDDAEEEARGALGTAKEEGGRKRVRFAEDEERSETPSEAVRTDDQQSLGENGGKYVPPHVRRVEETEDAQKKEELERLKKQVKGLINRLSEPNLASISSQLEELYMGHSRKDMNATLTTVVLSACAPDTVMPARLLMEHVLLVSVLHRTVGLEVGAHFLEAVVRRFDDAYKSRRDGKECDNLFAVIAHLYNFHVVQSLLIFDVLRKLVESFTEKDIELILLMLKTVGFSLRKDDALSLKELITETQAKASGAGGRFRDQTRVRFMLETLLALKNNDVRKIPGYDPEPVERLRKLQRGLVRGAGAGTDPELRVSWDSVLNAERTGRWWIVGSAWSGAPMVDGGPQKAPQKPFAGTVSSKILELARKQRMNTDVRRNIFCTVMTSEDFLDAFEKLLKLGLKDQQEREIVHVLVDCCLQEKTYNPFYAFLAGKFCAYERRFQMTFQFSIWDKFRDLENLPATSFANLVHLVAHLLKTKSLPLSLLKVVEFSELDKPRVHFLRKVLHILLMETEVEDLGLIFARVSDKPALGLLREGLKLFISHFLLRGAPEAGALRERAELCTQALQGRGSLRM